A genomic segment from Sparus aurata chromosome 10, fSpaAur1.1, whole genome shotgun sequence encodes:
- the LOC115590434 gene encoding prelamin-A/C-like, with product MLSIPSSFQTSNQENQEISASEEVILEEADPDGKFLRLRNKSGKIWASDGGGNHKPPTEVVWKDQKSWGATDKVLLITAAGEKKGLKL from the exons ATGTTGTCCATACCTTCCTCCTTTCAGACATCcaaccaggagaaccaggaaATTTCAGCCAGTGAAGAGGTCATTCTGGAAGAGGCTGACCCGGATGGCAAATTTCTTCGTCTCAGAAACAAGTCTGGCAAG ATCTGGGCTTCAGATGGTGGAGGAAACCACAAACCTCCAACAGAAGTAGTTTGGAAAGATCAGAAGTCCTGGGGTGCTACAGACAAAGTCCTGCTAATAACAGCTGCAGGAGAG AAAAAGGGCCTGAAGCTGTAA